A single region of the Triticum dicoccoides isolate Atlit2015 ecotype Zavitan chromosome 2B, WEW_v2.0, whole genome shotgun sequence genome encodes:
- the LOC119360166 gene encoding uncharacterized protein LOC119360166, whose protein sequence is MARRDPMREGRASARPRKKQKQQQQQEEEEEEEEKGPNPLDPRFSDYDPKEGDYVFTRFQHSTLDLNMESPVGAMHNTDRIFPEEGFGFCNSANIVSVIVVSSEYGYPLNVYGTIIARDSLDRQRVYLFQRGKDDCQNISSKNDALVLTGPKRGLMICDSIIFEVDLKVKDVNGRKVNDKRVSKGLMEINGIKRLSYPPKYQVQTGELVSMHSTLDLNYTFVSNAVEGTVEARILEGPVDFHGKIVARTSSFPCDIMLLPPFLNVIHDSELAGMLTAGEGGILQTAGRVVSVSIDETLLLTVAAATSGVGTVEFTPKRGNYDEEKITCGDYKMLVKVTWSIVCW, encoded by the exons agagaggggagggCGAGCGCGCGGCCAcggaagaagcagaagcagcagcagcagcaggaggaggaggaggaggaggaagagaaggggCCGAACCCTCTAGATCCTAGGTTCAGCGACTACGACCCCAAGGAGGGCGATTACGTTTTCACCCGCTTCCAGCACTCCACGCTCGACCTCAACATGGAGT CACCTGTTGGTGCGATGCACAATACTGACAGGATCTTCCCAGAGGAGGGGTTCGGGTTCTGTAACTCGGCAAATATTGTCTCCGTCATTGTCGTTTCCTCCGAGTACGGATACCCGCTCAATGTATACGGCACCATCATAGCCAGGGACAGTCTGGATCGCCAACGCGTCTATTTATTCCAGCGTGGCAAGGACGATTGCCAAAACATCAGCTCCAAG AATGATGCGTTGGTTTTGACTGGCCCGAAGAGAGGACTGATGATATGTGATTCAATAATCTTCGAAGTTGATCTGAAGGTCAAGGATGTGAATGGCAGAAAGGTGAATGACAAGAGAGTTAGCAAAGGCTTAATGGAGATTAATGGCATCAAAAGACTCTCATATCCACCGAAATACCAGGTTCAAACCGGAGAGCTTGTCAGCATGCACAGCACATTGGATTTGAACTACACGTTTGTAAGTAATGCGGTGGAGGGCACCGTTGAGGCGAGGATCCTCGAGGGACCTGTTGATTTCCATGGGAAAATCGTCGCTCGCACTAGCAGCTTTCCATGTGACattatgctactccctccgttcctaaatgtaa tacatgatagcGAACTTGCTGGGATGCTAACAGCTGGTGAGGGTGGGATCCTGCAAACAGCGGGCCGCGTGGTCAGTGTCTCTATTGATGAGACGCTCCTGTTGACCGTTGCCGCTGCTACCAGTGGTGTCGGCACCGTTGAGTTTACTCCAAAGCGCGGCAACTATGATGAAGAGAAAATCACTTGTGGCGACTATAAGATGCTGGTGAAGGTCACTTGGTCCATTGTGTGCTGGTGA